The following coding sequences lie in one Halorarum halophilum genomic window:
- a CDS encoding COX15/CtaA family protein, whose amino-acid sequence MTRVPALPTFRRYAAFVTGMTLALVMLGIYTAASGSGLACAQQWPLCDGGVLPQSIPSFIEWFHRLWAMITGFLIVGVAVWAWRGGLSSRTKWSATVATVLTPLQAVLGAITVTLNGALPGGYSAPVHAAHFVTGFAIFAGLAYATLTAYEGTYRRDAVDRTRLALSLGLVGVLAGVVFSRLPPLLAYDPWAQAVYYGVSLAAFCALLAATRWLGALDQGRLRTAVAVAAGLLFVAMLLGRDLVFYTDAVRLVNALVVAGAVALVAAARWRLDADAGERGTTVTTSD is encoded by the coding sequence ATGACTCGCGTCCCCGCCCTGCCAACGTTCCGCCGGTACGCGGCGTTCGTGACGGGTATGACGCTCGCGCTCGTGATGCTCGGCATCTACACGGCCGCGTCCGGGTCCGGCCTCGCATGTGCCCAGCAGTGGCCCCTCTGTGACGGCGGCGTCCTCCCGCAGTCGATCCCCTCGTTCATCGAGTGGTTCCACCGGCTCTGGGCGATGATCACCGGGTTCCTCATCGTCGGCGTCGCCGTCTGGGCCTGGCGCGGCGGGCTCTCGTCGCGGACGAAGTGGTCGGCGACGGTCGCGACCGTCCTGACGCCGCTCCAGGCGGTGCTCGGCGCGATCACGGTGACGCTCAACGGCGCGCTCCCGGGCGGCTACTCCGCGCCGGTCCACGCGGCCCACTTCGTCACCGGCTTCGCCATCTTCGCCGGTCTCGCGTACGCCACGCTGACAGCGTACGAGGGGACGTACCGACGCGACGCGGTCGACCGGACGCGGCTCGCACTGAGCCTCGGCCTCGTGGGAGTACTCGCCGGCGTCGTGTTCTCGCGGCTCCCGCCGCTGCTCGCGTACGACCCCTGGGCGCAGGCCGTCTACTACGGCGTCTCGCTCGCCGCTTTCTGCGCGCTCCTCGCGGCGACCCGGTGGCTGGGGGCGCTCGACCAGGGGAGACTCCGGACGGCCGTCGCCGTCGCGGCCGGGCTGCTGTTCGTCGCCATGCTGCTCGGACGCGATCTGGTCTTCTACACGGACGCCGTCCGGCTGGTGAACGCGCTGGTCGTCGCGGGTGCGGTCGCCCTCGTCGCGGCCGCTCGCTGGCGGCTCGACGCAGACGCGGGGGAACGTGGCACCACCGTAACCACCTCGGATTAG